A genome region from Pirellulales bacterium includes the following:
- a CDS encoding PP2C family protein-serine/threonine phosphatase, with protein sequence MADSWRYALRKAFRVGLSALRRIVYFPRRQLSRWSVPDAPPATTVDGTPARAVHRIRCAEVWGGIHNADLECVTSGVRASLHSSACDGGRGGDVYYFSVCGADSLTRVALADVTGHGEAVSRVGQWLYDALAARMNSLRGDRVLGELNDLAEHYGFAAISTLAVVQYYRRKTRLYVSYAGHPPALVFRQQLRTWQPAEVPEGAGLVNLPIGVSDQTHYQQHAIPLASGDRVLLYTDGVLEAPGRDGSQFGLERLVSIAQASNGKTLFEFKTAVMDAVREHTGGPLEHDDVTVLAMEVI encoded by the coding sequence GTGGCCGACTCGTGGAGATACGCGCTGCGAAAAGCATTTCGCGTTGGTCTGAGTGCCCTGCGTAGGATTGTCTATTTTCCGCGGCGTCAGCTCAGCCGGTGGAGTGTCCCCGATGCGCCCCCCGCGACCACGGTCGACGGCACGCCTGCTCGCGCGGTGCATCGTATCCGCTGTGCCGAGGTGTGGGGTGGCATTCATAATGCCGATCTCGAATGTGTCACCAGCGGCGTCCGCGCTAGCTTGCACAGTAGCGCCTGCGACGGCGGGCGCGGGGGCGACGTCTATTACTTTAGCGTCTGCGGCGCGGACTCCTTGACGCGCGTCGCACTGGCCGACGTAACGGGTCATGGCGAAGCCGTGAGCCGCGTGGGACAATGGCTGTACGACGCCCTCGCGGCACGAATGAATTCGCTGCGCGGCGACCGGGTGCTAGGCGAGTTGAACGATCTGGCAGAACACTACGGCTTCGCTGCCATCAGCACGCTGGCTGTGGTGCAATACTATCGTCGCAAGACGCGGCTTTATGTCTCTTACGCGGGCCACCCTCCAGCGCTCGTCTTTCGACAGCAACTGCGCACCTGGCAACCGGCCGAAGTACCGGAGGGCGCGGGCCTCGTGAACCTGCCGATTGGCGTTAGCGATCAGACGCACTACCAGCAGCACGCCATACCTTTGGCAAGCGGAGACCGGGTCCTCCTATATACCGATGGTGTGCTCGAAGCTCCGGGTCGCGACGGATCGCAATTCGGCCTGGAGCGATTGGTTTCGATCGCCCAGGCTTCGAATGGAAAAACGCTCTTCGAGTTCAAAACGGCGGTGATGGATGCCGTACGCGAACATACGGGCGGACCACTGGAACATGACGACGTCACAGTGCTGGCAATGGAGGTGATTTAA
- a CDS encoding DUF1549 and DUF1553 domain-containing protein yields the protein MSRIGRSVSSVIAVPLASLALLLTDARQATAESPTVVSDSVEPRAERADQRMTARIDELLTAAWTGQHMEPAPLASDAEFLRRVSLDLTGVVPTVAEVRAFLTDADPAKRARVIDRLLDSHRHADHLATTWRNMMVPRGSTVDGFDGQAGLQTWLRTEFAKNARYDHLVADLLVATGAARQGPGLFFTAFDLKPEELAANTARMFLGIQIECAQCHDHPFDKWTQQDFWGYAAFFARLGRDGDMRPGQTMRLIDKRAGEVMLPATDVVVPPRYPRGEVTIDDGFGTRRMKLGVWMVSRDNPFLARAAVNRVWANLFGRGLVEPVDDLSVRNPASHPELFEELAAYFTETGYDLRNLFHTLANTRAYQLSSRTWDNAPGRPELFARATVRSLTAEQLYDSVMRVALADDAGAARGQSDSGFDVRRQAFVAKMQSQAQSKLDYDAGVAQVLELLNGSEMASVTANPTSGMLAALEAPVFTDRERIEVLFLATLSRGPDENELTRSLEHLAQGNSASGDTSSALGDILWALANSAEFGLNH from the coding sequence ATGTCGCGCATTGGCCGATCCGTATCGTCGGTTATTGCGGTTCCTTTAGCGTCGCTCGCGCTACTCCTCACTGACGCGCGCCAAGCTACCGCCGAGTCGCCAACGGTGGTTTCCGATTCCGTGGAACCTCGGGCAGAGCGCGCCGACCAGCGCATGACGGCACGGATCGATGAACTGTTAACCGCCGCCTGGACTGGCCAGCACATGGAGCCGGCTCCTCTTGCGAGCGACGCGGAATTTCTGCGCCGTGTCAGCCTGGATCTGACAGGCGTCGTGCCGACGGTCGCCGAAGTCCGGGCCTTCCTCACAGACGCTGATCCCGCAAAGCGCGCGCGGGTCATTGATCGCTTGCTCGATTCGCATCGGCATGCCGACCATTTGGCTACCACCTGGCGCAACATGATGGTGCCACGGGGCAGCACAGTGGACGGCTTCGATGGCCAGGCAGGCTTACAAACTTGGCTGCGTACCGAGTTTGCAAAAAACGCTCGCTACGATCACCTGGTGGCCGATCTGTTGGTAGCCACGGGTGCCGCACGGCAAGGACCGGGGCTGTTTTTCACCGCATTTGATCTCAAGCCGGAGGAACTCGCGGCCAATACGGCGCGCATGTTCCTGGGCATTCAGATTGAGTGTGCCCAGTGTCATGACCACCCCTTTGACAAATGGACGCAGCAAGATTTTTGGGGCTACGCTGCATTCTTTGCCAGGCTCGGGCGCGATGGAGACATGCGGCCCGGACAAACAATGCGACTGATCGACAAGCGGGCCGGCGAAGTCATGCTGCCTGCCACGGACGTCGTGGTGCCGCCGCGATATCCGCGTGGCGAGGTGACTATAGATGATGGCTTCGGCACCCGTCGGATGAAACTCGGCGTGTGGATGGTTTCGCGGGACAATCCTTTTCTCGCGCGTGCGGCGGTGAATCGGGTGTGGGCCAATTTGTTCGGGCGCGGCCTGGTCGAACCCGTCGATGATCTGTCGGTGCGCAATCCTGCCAGCCATCCAGAGCTTTTCGAGGAATTGGCGGCGTATTTTACGGAGACTGGCTACGATCTGCGAAACCTGTTCCACACGCTGGCCAACACGCGCGCGTATCAACTTTCGAGCCGCACGTGGGACAACGCACCGGGCCGGCCGGAATTGTTCGCACGCGCCACGGTAAGGTCTCTCACTGCAGAGCAACTCTACGATTCGGTAATGCGCGTAGCACTTGCCGACGACGCGGGCGCGGCCCGCGGGCAATCGGATAGCGGTTTTGACGTGCGGCGGCAGGCATTCGTCGCCAAAATGCAGTCGCAAGCACAATCGAAGCTCGACTACGACGCGGGCGTCGCGCAAGTGCTGGAACTATTAAACGGATCGGAGATGGCATCGGTAACGGCCAATCCGACGAGCGGAATGTTGGCGGCACTCGAAGCGCCAGTATTCACGGACCGTGAACGGATCGAAGTCCTTTTCCTGGCGACGTTGTCGCGCGGCCCGGACGAGAACGAACTGACTCGATCGCTTGAACACCTCGCTCAAGGCAACTCGGCAAGTGGTGATACCAGTAGCGCCCTGGGAGATATCTTGTGGGCCCTAGCTAATAGCGCGGAGTTCGGCTTGAATCATTGA
- a CDS encoding DUF1501 domain-containing protein produces MKNNLLKLLAETPSRRQFLKAAGWSALGCSASGWLPRLAHALATDDKRRRQCILLWMNGGPSQLDTFDLKPGHANGGEFKEIDTTVPGLRISEHLPRLATQAQRLAILRGLSTKEGDHGRGTYLMRTGHSPGGPVRYPAIGSSLSKELGSDDAELPHYISIAPYQQFNQAAFGPGFLGPKYAPAVVDARRTGGDANQASSYADLRIENLLPGDAAAARLPNRVDLWQQFETNFLASHHAPSVVGHKTVYQRAMRMMRSPAAAAFDLTSEPDAVRDTYGRGVFGQGCLLARRLIEQRVPFVEVSLGDFSNGTNNWDTHQNNFATVKVLSAQLDAGWASLMQDLEDRGLLDSTTILWMGEFGRTPIINQMGGRDHYPNAWSCVMAGGGIQGGRACGRTSADGTAIEEGKVAVGDVLATLCQALGVDPEQKNTSEQGRPIRIAEGEPIREILA; encoded by the coding sequence ATGAAAAATAATCTGCTGAAATTGCTCGCGGAAACGCCCTCGCGACGTCAGTTTCTCAAGGCTGCAGGCTGGTCCGCCTTGGGTTGTAGTGCCAGCGGCTGGTTGCCGCGTTTGGCGCACGCGCTGGCAACGGACGACAAGCGTCGTCGGCAGTGCATCTTGCTGTGGATGAATGGTGGTCCCAGTCAGCTCGATACCTTCGATCTGAAGCCAGGGCACGCCAACGGAGGAGAGTTCAAGGAGATTGATACCACCGTGCCGGGCCTGCGGATTAGCGAACATCTGCCACGTTTGGCGACCCAAGCCCAGCGGCTGGCGATCCTACGCGGCCTCAGCACGAAGGAGGGGGATCACGGTCGCGGTACATATCTAATGCGCACCGGACACTCGCCGGGAGGGCCGGTGCGTTATCCGGCGATCGGATCGTCTTTGTCGAAGGAATTGGGCAGCGATGACGCCGAACTGCCGCATTACATCAGCATCGCCCCTTACCAACAATTCAACCAGGCCGCCTTCGGACCAGGATTCCTGGGGCCCAAGTACGCGCCAGCCGTCGTCGACGCGCGGCGCACGGGCGGCGACGCCAACCAAGCCTCCAGCTATGCCGACCTGCGTATCGAGAACTTATTGCCCGGTGATGCCGCCGCCGCGCGATTGCCAAATCGCGTCGATTTATGGCAACAGTTTGAGACCAATTTCCTGGCGTCGCACCATGCTCCGTCCGTGGTCGGGCATAAAACGGTCTATCAACGGGCGATGCGCATGATGCGCAGCCCCGCCGCCGCGGCCTTTGATCTTACTTCTGAGCCGGACGCCGTGCGTGACACTTATGGGCGAGGCGTATTCGGTCAAGGTTGCCTGCTCGCGCGGCGATTGATCGAGCAGCGCGTTCCGTTTGTCGAGGTGAGCCTCGGCGATTTCAGCAACGGGACGAACAATTGGGACACACATCAGAACAACTTTGCCACGGTCAAAGTGCTCTCCGCGCAACTTGACGCCGGCTGGGCGTCGCTCATGCAGGATCTTGAAGATCGCGGCCTGCTCGACTCGACGACAATACTCTGGATGGGAGAATTCGGCCGCACGCCTATCATCAACCAGATGGGTGGCCGCGACCACTACCCCAACGCGTGGAGCTGCGTCATGGCGGGAGGGGGCATACAAGGAGGCCGCGCCTGCGGTCGCACAAGCGCCGATGGCACTGCGATCGAGGAAGGAAAGGTGGCCGTCGGGGATGTACTCGCCACCTTGTGCCAGGCCCTCGGGGTCGATCCCGAGCAGAAGAACACGTCGGAGCAAGGGCGGCCCATCCGCATCGCCGAAGGTGAGCCGATCCGTGAAATCCTCGCCTGA
- the csrA gene encoding carbon storage regulator CsrA, which yields MLVLSRKKGESVVIDGDIKITVLSVQGQTIRLGIEAPRETPVFRSEVLERLRTDTGNADSLPKNRLWPTVRLASASLAPALSHEMGQ from the coding sequence ATGCTTGTTCTATCGCGCAAAAAGGGAGAGTCAGTCGTCATCGACGGTGACATCAAGATTACGGTGTTGAGCGTGCAAGGTCAGACGATCCGCCTAGGAATCGAAGCACCGCGCGAGACACCGGTATTCCGTAGTGAGGTTCTCGAGCGTCTTCGCACCGACACGGGCAACGCCGACTCGCTGCCGAAAAATCGTCTCTGGCCCACGGTGCGACTGGCGTCCGCTTCGCTCGCTCCGGCTTTATCGCACGAAATGGGACAATAA
- a CDS encoding YceI family protein produces MRIRQMLSAALLIAVSSGVGLAQETFTVDTAHSTVLFRIKHLNTSYSYGRFNDVSGSFVIDKTAPAKSALDLTVKTASVDTANADRDKHLKGPDFFNVKQFPTATFKSTAVRPGKDASTLDVTGNLTINGVTKSVPIVVELTGGGPSPFKDYREGLEARLRINRHDFGIQFMPQGLGDDVVLIVSLEGIRK; encoded by the coding sequence ATGCGCATCCGTCAGATGTTGTCCGCGGCATTGTTGATTGCCGTTTCGTCCGGCGTTGGGCTTGCCCAGGAGACGTTTACCGTCGACACGGCGCACTCCACCGTGCTGTTTCGCATCAAGCATTTGAACACGTCATATTCTTACGGACGGTTCAACGACGTCTCTGGTAGTTTTGTCATCGACAAGACGGCGCCGGCCAAAAGCGCACTGGATCTAACGGTGAAAACCGCCAGTGTCGACACGGCCAACGCCGACCGTGACAAGCATCTCAAGGGTCCCGATTTCTTCAACGTCAAACAATTTCCCACGGCCACGTTTAAGAGTACCGCGGTGCGGCCCGGCAAAGATGCCAGCACCTTAGACGTTACCGGAAACCTGACGATCAACGGTGTCACCAAGTCCGTGCCGATCGTGGTCGAATTGACTGGCGGAGGACCAAGCCCCTTCAAGGACTATCGCGAAGGTCTAGAAGCCCGACTGCGGATCAACCGGCACGACTTTGGGATTCAGTTTATGCCGCAAGGATTAGGGGATGACGTCGTCTTGATCGTAAGTCTGGAAGGGATTCGCAAGTAA
- a CDS encoding MarR family transcriptional regulator: MGRLQQEIKKRGPFQSLEQEVFLNLVRTVDQLSGDSAQLLRRQGLTGSQYNVLRILRGAAEPLPCSEIAERMIARDPDMTRLLDTLERQGWISRTRSQADRRMVLSEITPAGLALLAPLDSAVVAMHAAQFKHVTRSKLQQLNALLEEVRPPRENKASE, translated from the coding sequence ATGGGACGCCTGCAACAGGAAATCAAGAAACGCGGGCCTTTCCAGAGCCTGGAACAAGAAGTCTTTTTGAATCTGGTTCGTACCGTCGATCAACTGTCGGGGGATAGCGCGCAACTGTTGCGCCGGCAGGGTTTGACCGGATCGCAATACAACGTGTTGCGCATCTTGCGTGGCGCGGCCGAGCCGCTTCCCTGCAGCGAGATCGCCGAGCGCATGATCGCCCGCGATCCGGATATGACGCGGCTCCTCGACACGCTCGAGCGGCAAGGTTGGATTAGCCGCACGCGTTCGCAGGCCGATCGGCGAATGGTGTTAAGCGAGATCACGCCGGCCGGGCTCGCGCTACTGGCCCCCTTGGACTCCGCTGTGGTCGCCATGCACGCCGCACAGTTCAAGCATGTCACTCGCAGCAAACTGCAACAGCTCAACGCCTTATTGGAAGAAGTGCGGCCTCCGCGCGAGAACAAAGCAAGCGAGTAA
- the trpC gene encoding indole-3-glycerol phosphate synthase TrpC, protein MSTILDEIVAHKRREIAAAQAACPAKVLERQIADAQPARNFFAALAAPGPIRLIAEVKKASPSQGVIRADFDPLTIARTYEQHGATCLSVLTDEHFFQGSLEYLRTIREDVSLPVLRKDFILDTYQLLEARAAGADAVLLIAECLDDCHLRSLHNEAVQLGMSPLVELYEPQNLQRVFDAGATLIGINNRDLRTFVTDLDHTLRMRERVPDECVLVAESGIRNRADVERLEQAGVDAILVGESLMASPDIGAAVDAILGRSAQDP, encoded by the coding sequence ATGTCGACGATTCTCGACGAGATTGTCGCCCACAAGCGCCGTGAAATCGCGGCGGCGCAAGCCGCTTGCCCGGCAAAGGTCCTGGAACGACAAATTGCCGACGCCCAGCCGGCGCGCAACTTCTTCGCCGCACTGGCGGCCCCTGGGCCCATTCGACTGATTGCCGAAGTAAAAAAAGCGAGCCCTTCGCAAGGGGTTATTCGCGCGGACTTCGACCCTTTGACGATCGCGCGCACTTACGAGCAGCACGGCGCCACCTGCCTGAGCGTGCTCACCGACGAGCATTTCTTTCAAGGCAGCCTGGAATACCTGCGAACCATTAGGGAAGACGTCTCGCTGCCGGTGTTACGGAAAGACTTCATCCTCGATACGTATCAGCTGCTGGAAGCCCGGGCGGCAGGCGCCGATGCGGTGTTGCTGATCGCCGAGTGCTTGGACGATTGCCACCTCCGTTCCTTACATAACGAAGCCGTCCAACTAGGCATGTCGCCGTTGGTGGAGTTGTACGAACCGCAGAACCTGCAGCGCGTGTTTGATGCCGGTGCGACATTGATCGGCATCAATAATCGTGATCTGCGCACTTTTGTCACGGATCTCGATCACACGTTGAGGATGCGCGAGCGCGTGCCCGACGAATGTGTGCTAGTGGCCGAGAGTGGTATTCGCAATCGTGCGGATGTGGAACGCCTGGAGCAAGCCGGGGTCGACGCCATTTTGGTAGGCGAATCGCTCATGGCCAGCCCGGATATTGGTGCCGCGGTCGACGCGATTCTGGGGCGATCGGCACAAGATCCATAA
- the purH gene encoding bifunctional phosphoribosylaminoimidazolecarboxamide formyltransferase/IMP cyclohydrolase, whose product MNTSSDRAVKVGRALISVSDKTGLAEFAHGLAAAGVDIYSTGGTRRFLVEQGLAVRDIAAYTGFPEMMDGRVKTLHPKVFGGILWRRDHDEDKRALVEHGMESFELVVVNLYPFEQTVARGASAEETIENIDIGGPSLVRAAAKNHAFVAIATSPRQYRAILEQMTSHGGLTFELRRRLAAEAFAHTARYDAMIAHWFAAAEPGSDSDFPASLNPALELKEVLRYGENPHQRAALYSDRTLEPNLVGGRQLHGKELSYNNLLDLDSALTIVRGVKEAAAVVIKHNNPCGAAAGSSLGDATRRALAGDPLSAFGSVLGFNRTVDLATAEVLCEPGLFIEAIVAPKFDPEAIAALTTRPKWKANVRLLEVGEWGPPQPRWEHRQVHGGWLRQEADALPDPNDQWSTVTATSPTDAQRADLDFAWGVVRHVKSNAIVLVKDLTLIGTGAGQMSRVDSVRIAIEKAADRAPGAVLASDAFFPFADSIELAAAAGIKAVIQPGGSRNDDEVTAACNRHGISMTVTGRRHFKH is encoded by the coding sequence GTGAATACTTCATCAGACCGGGCAGTCAAAGTCGGCCGCGCACTGATCAGCGTCAGCGATAAAACAGGATTGGCGGAATTTGCCCATGGACTGGCCGCAGCGGGCGTAGATATCTACAGCACAGGCGGCACGCGGAGGTTCCTGGTCGAGCAAGGGTTGGCCGTCCGAGACATCGCCGCCTACACCGGTTTTCCCGAGATGATGGACGGCCGCGTCAAGACGCTGCACCCCAAGGTCTTCGGCGGCATCCTCTGGAGGCGAGACCACGACGAAGACAAGCGCGCCCTGGTCGAGCATGGCATGGAATCGTTCGAACTGGTTGTGGTAAACCTCTATCCGTTCGAGCAAACGGTGGCGCGCGGCGCCAGCGCCGAAGAAACGATCGAAAACATCGATATCGGTGGACCATCGCTCGTACGGGCGGCCGCGAAGAACCATGCTTTCGTGGCCATCGCCACCAGCCCCCGCCAATACCGGGCCATTCTCGAACAAATGACGTCCCACGGCGGACTCACTTTCGAGTTGCGGCGGCGGCTAGCGGCCGAGGCCTTCGCGCACACGGCGCGGTATGACGCGATGATCGCCCATTGGTTCGCCGCGGCCGAGCCCGGCAGCGATAGTGATTTCCCCGCCAGCCTGAATCCGGCACTGGAACTGAAGGAAGTGCTTCGCTATGGAGAGAATCCACACCAGCGGGCAGCACTTTACTCTGATCGCACGCTGGAGCCGAACCTTGTCGGAGGGCGGCAATTGCACGGCAAAGAGTTGTCGTACAACAACTTGCTCGATCTGGATAGCGCCCTGACAATCGTGCGTGGCGTCAAGGAAGCGGCGGCTGTCGTGATCAAGCACAATAATCCGTGCGGCGCTGCCGCCGGTAGCTCGCTCGGTGATGCGACCCGGCGCGCGTTGGCTGGCGATCCGCTCAGTGCCTTCGGCTCAGTCTTGGGCTTTAACCGCACGGTTGACCTGGCAACGGCCGAGGTGCTGTGCGAGCCGGGGCTGTTTATCGAAGCGATCGTGGCCCCGAAATTCGATCCAGAAGCCATTGCCGCACTGACGACACGTCCGAAATGGAAAGCCAACGTGCGGTTGCTGGAAGTCGGTGAGTGGGGGCCACCACAGCCGCGCTGGGAGCACCGGCAAGTCCATGGTGGTTGGTTACGGCAAGAGGCCGATGCGTTGCCCGACCCGAACGATCAGTGGTCGACCGTCACGGCGACGAGCCCCACGGACGCACAGCGTGCCGACTTGGACTTCGCTTGGGGCGTCGTTCGCCACGTGAAGAGCAATGCCATTGTATTGGTGAAGGATCTCACGCTGATCGGCACGGGGGCCGGCCAAATGAGTCGTGTGGACAGTGTACGAATCGCCATCGAAAAGGCTGCGGATCGCGCCCCGGGGGCAGTGCTCGCTTCGGATGCCTTCTTCCCCTTTGCCGATTCAATCGAGTTGGCCGCTGCGGCGGGCATCAAGGCCGTGATCCAGCCCGGTGGCTCGCGCAATGACGACGAAGTGACGGCCGCCTGCAATCGGCACGGCATCTCGATGACTGTTACCGGTCGCCGTCATTTCAAGCATTGA
- a CDS encoding PQQ-binding-like beta-propeller repeat protein, which translates to MMRFTPRSSRILIVSMLWVSAWAECVFGQAGHPELIPETMARSHGLTRAWATRLQVDPGRGRIKEITLHEGTLISVTDQGTVQALDAESGRTLWITPIGKPGHPCTAVGASASYVAVCNGSTLFVLGRMDGKILFTRRMQGSPSAAPAVSEDRVYIPTFAGAVESYEINLVEPKLWPTTYRTRGTIEEAPVLAGENVIWATHVGAVYSATTKDLTAVYRFMTRGEITAGLGYWPPLVYVASADGYVYAIDEKSGKRRWQFSTGSPSREAPVALDGNLYTISEISGMYCLSAEKGAERWFTGNVSKFISASATRLYTADETGRLMILDRRSGAHLDRLSTELLPIKVVNIQTDRIYLATKKGLVQCLREIERVTPLVHALPPDPNLAPAPAAAARQPAATAEAPAADEGAPAEDPFGSVSQP; encoded by the coding sequence ATGATGCGCTTCACCCCCCGTTCGTCACGCATTTTGATAGTCAGCATGCTATGGGTGAGCGCCTGGGCCGAGTGCGTATTCGGCCAGGCCGGTCACCCTGAACTGATTCCCGAAACCATGGCCCGCAGCCATGGACTGACCCGCGCCTGGGCCACCCGACTGCAGGTGGATCCTGGTCGGGGACGAATCAAGGAAATCACGCTGCACGAGGGGACGCTGATCAGCGTCACCGACCAGGGAACAGTGCAGGCGCTGGACGCCGAGAGCGGGCGGACGCTTTGGATCACGCCCATCGGCAAGCCCGGCCACCCCTGCACGGCCGTTGGTGCCAGTGCTTCGTATGTGGCCGTCTGCAACGGATCGACCTTGTTCGTCCTGGGCCGAATGGACGGCAAGATTCTGTTTACTCGTCGCATGCAGGGTTCGCCTTCGGCGGCCCCGGCGGTGAGCGAAGATCGCGTTTATATTCCAACGTTTGCCGGAGCCGTGGAGAGCTACGAAATCAATTTGGTAGAACCCAAACTCTGGCCAACGACGTACCGCACCCGCGGCACAATCGAGGAAGCGCCAGTGCTTGCCGGAGAGAACGTGATCTGGGCAACGCACGTGGGTGCAGTCTATTCGGCAACCACGAAAGATCTCACGGCCGTCTATCGCTTTATGACGCGGGGTGAGATCACAGCTGGTTTGGGATATTGGCCGCCTTTGGTCTATGTCGCCTCGGCGGATGGCTATGTTTATGCGATCGACGAGAAGTCCGGCAAGCGACGCTGGCAGTTCTCGACCGGTTCTCCTTCCCGCGAGGCACCGGTCGCACTCGACGGCAACCTTTATACGATTTCCGAGATATCCGGAATGTACTGCTTGTCGGCGGAAAAGGGAGCCGAACGATGGTTTACGGGAAACGTGTCGAAATTCATTTCTGCTAGCGCTACGAGACTTTATACGGCCGACGAAACGGGGCGTCTCATGATTCTCGACCGCCGCAGTGGCGCGCATCTCGATCGTTTGTCGACGGAGTTGCTACCCATCAAAGTCGTCAACATTCAAACGGATCGCATTTACCTGGCCACCAAGAAAGGCCTCGTGCAGTGTTTGCGCGAGATCGAGCGGGTGACCCCGCTGGTTCATGCCCTGCCGCCAGATCCCAACCTGGCACCGGCCCCTGCTGCCGCCGCTCGGCAACCCGCTGCGACGGCTGAAGCACCGGCCGCCGACGAGGGCGCGCCGGCCGAAGATCCCTTCGGCAGCGTTTCCCAACCATAA
- a CDS encoding DUF2147 domain-containing protein: MKLRCACLLVMLVVFAAAPVSAAEPSAADAVLGKWWFPKKNGKMEVRLEKGKYFGKVIEYDKPGALDKYNPDLELRKRPFVGVEMLQDFTYDPKKKEWVGGTIYDGDSGKTYNATLWFENGDTSRLSARGYVGISLFGRTEVFVRVKDTDEITKSPSGEGDKKPSP; this comes from the coding sequence ATGAAACTTCGCTGCGCATGTCTGCTGGTCATGCTGGTCGTTTTCGCCGCGGCGCCGGTCTCTGCCGCTGAACCGTCCGCTGCGGATGCCGTGTTGGGCAAATGGTGGTTTCCCAAGAAAAACGGCAAGATGGAAGTTCGCCTGGAGAAGGGGAAATACTTCGGCAAGGTGATCGAGTACGACAAGCCGGGCGCACTCGACAAATACAACCCCGATCTCGAGCTGCGCAAGCGCCCCTTTGTGGGCGTCGAGATGCTGCAAGACTTTACGTACGACCCCAAGAAAAAAGAATGGGTCGGCGGCACCATTTACGACGGCGACAGCGGCAAAACCTATAACGCTACGCTGTGGTTCGAGAACGGCGACACCAGCCGGCTCAGCGCCCGCGGTTATGTGGGCATCTCGCTATTCGGACGAACCGAGGTCTTTGTGCGCGTGAAAGACACGGACGAAATAACAAAGTCACCGTCCGGCGAGGGAGACAAGAAGCCCAGCCCGTAG
- a CDS encoding PEP-CTERM sorting domain-containing protein encodes MNTPLVSGLTSPTGIAVSSTNVYVANFNLGTIGEYDAVTGAAINTALVTGLDGSSGIAISGNDLFVTTTGDGTVGAGSVLEYDATTGALINPSLVTGLNYPVGVTVSGSNLFVVNNGGGAVSGSIGEYTTAGVTVNAALVTGLNDFPQYLAVFGTSLFVTNETAGTSSSGSIGEYDIATGSPINAALVTGLFQPFGIAVVGPLVPEPSTFVLGIAGLAGLILVAMRKTNRHVQRAPAA; translated from the coding sequence TTGAATACGCCGCTGGTCTCTGGGCTGACAAGCCCAACAGGGATCGCGGTATCGAGTACGAACGTTTATGTCGCGAATTTTAATCTCGGCACGATTGGCGAGTACGATGCCGTCACAGGCGCAGCGATAAACACGGCGCTGGTCACCGGCTTGGACGGCTCGTCTGGCATTGCCATCTCGGGTAATGACCTATTTGTCACGACAACTGGCGATGGCACTGTGGGCGCCGGATCGGTTCTCGAATACGACGCAACCACGGGTGCGCTCATCAACCCCTCGCTAGTGACGGGCCTGAATTATCCCGTAGGGGTTACGGTGTCTGGATCGAACCTGTTTGTCGTAAATAACGGCGGTGGTGCCGTGAGCGGTTCGATCGGAGAGTACACTACCGCAGGGGTGACGGTGAATGCCGCGTTGGTGACCGGACTGAATGATTTCCCTCAATATCTCGCGGTGTTTGGAACCAGCCTTTTTGTCACGAACGAAACCGCCGGAACGTCTAGCAGCGGTTCGATTGGTGAATACGATATCGCAACCGGGAGCCCGATCAATGCCGCATTGGTCACAGGATTGTTTCAGCCATTTGGCATCGCCGTAGTTGGCCCGCTCGTGCCGGAGCCCTCGACATTCGTCCTCGGCATCGCAGGCCTGGCAGGGCTTATCCTTGTCGCGATGCGGAAAACAAATCGCCACGTTCAGCGCGCCCCGGCCGCGTAA